From a single Sorghum bicolor cultivar BTx623 chromosome 5, Sorghum_bicolor_NCBIv3, whole genome shotgun sequence genomic region:
- the LOC110435729 gene encoding uncharacterized protein LOC110435729 has protein sequence MDTYRKTHGNVPISEYVGYALANKGRASDPNNVYNPQDGPDAYTNTAAYEKMSAYATAARTRHGDDFDLTTEPLDTDLLMRTGGGKQHGRYMIAHSAINPATVPTLCEVRQGSSSTSDVPIRPRQPSSVQQIAAMQSQLEELRARQDELQEAHRRELAAELAARDEAHRRHMEAQQQHTQRQISNLVGYF, from the exons ATGGACACATAT CGCAAGACCCACGGCAACGTGCCCATCAGCGAGTATGTTGGGTACGCCCTGGCTAACAAGGGGCGAGCGTCGGATCCGAACAACGTCTACAACCCACAGGACGGGCCCGATGCATACACCAACACTGCCGCCTACGAGAAGATGTCCGCGTACGCCACTGCAGCTCGCACGCGCCATGGGGATGACTTCGACCTTACCACCGAGCCACTGGACACGGACTTGCTCATGAGGACGGGAGGAGGGAAGCAGCACGGCCGGTACATGATTGCCCACAGCGCAATCAACCCGGCCACCGTACCCACGCTCTGCGAGGTTCGGCAGGGGAGCAGCTCGACCTCCGACGTCCCCATACGGCCTCGTCAGCCGAGCTCCGTGCAGCAGATAGCTGCGATGCAG TCGCAGCTAGAGGAGTTGCGGGCCAGGCAGGACGAGCTGCAGGAGGCTCATCGGCGAGAGCTGGCGGCTGAGCTGGCGGCCAGAGACGAGGCCCATCGGCGCCACATGgaggcacagcagcagcacACGCAGCGTCAGATCTCGAACCTAGTCGGATACTTCTAG